ATCCGTTTTCTATTAGTTGTGTAGCGTCTTTGATGTTGTTGGCTGTTCTGCATGTCCATTCATCATCGTTTAGGTTTAGTAGTTGTGTATAGATTAACGTGGTTTCGATTTTTCGGTGTCCCATTTGTTGCTTGACTAGGAGTATATCTCTGGTTTTTGAGTAGAGCATTGTAGCGAAATAGTGTCTAAAGTCGTAGAGCCTTATGGTTCTTAGTTCGGGTTTGTGTAGTCTTTTTGCTAGTTTGTTACGGT
This genomic stretch from Candidatus Bathyarchaeota archaeon harbors:
- a CDS encoding site-specific integrase, whose product is MVNNGILLKEVQHGILKSVDPISDSLSVGAKSKIDLHACMHSNNYGKHYRLHRNKLAKRLHKPELRTIRLYDFRHYFATMLYSKTRDILLVKQQMGHRKIETTLIYTQLLNLNDDEWTCRTANNIKDATQLIENG